Proteins from a single region of Salvia splendens isolate huo1 unplaced genomic scaffold, SspV2 ctg79, whole genome shotgun sequence:
- the LOC121791358 gene encoding uncharacterized protein LOC121791358, which produces MSYVRQSGKASVQSSEGKHQSKGKVVDEGEGSGKRTRTVGKQSKSVQSMPIQADRTQLRIKRTARFFLRILKSLNEKQKAAVRQLGFGDLLEYDVASIPTTLAYWLLEHFDHLRCSLKLPNGDELGIDAKDVELIFGFPNGGITFHRSDRMTGIKYLETIPLEEDVDIHSMQTKVLDVDIPRNHTTLLTFVLEKKLKLHHFVDICCRRVDNCSLKNLKQNCNCIDLYSEKNLNIRFKIEQNVDIHQIETASITRASKIS; this is translated from the exons ATGAGTTATGTGCGACAAAGTGGGAAAGCTTCGGTGCAGTCATCTGAAG GAAAACATCAATCAAAGGGTAAAGTTGTAGATGAGGGTGAGGGAAGTGGGAAGCGGACTAGAACAGTTGGAAAGCAGTCAAAATCTGTGCAGTCCATGCCCATACAAGCCGACAGAACACAACTAAGGATCAAGAGAACAGCGCGTTTTTTCTTGCGGATCCTGAAGTCTCTCAATGAAAAGCAGAAAGCTGCAGTCAGGCAGCTCGGCTTTGGTGATCTTCTCGAGTACGATGTGGCATCTATTCCAACAACATTAGCCTATTGGCTACTGGAGCATTTTGACCACCTACGGTGCAGTCTCAAGCTGCCTAATGGTGATGAGTTAGGGATTGACGCGAAAGATGTTGAGCTTATTTTTGGTTTCCCAAATGGGGGGATTACATTTCATCGAAGTGACCGAATGACTGGCATCAAATACCTAGAAACCATACCACTTGAGGAGGATGTTGATATACATTCTATGCAGACGAAGGTCTTGGATGTTGATATACCGAGAAACCATACCACTTTGTTGACATtcgttttagaaaaaaaattgaaactgcatcattttgttgacatttgttgtagACGTGTTGACAATTGTAGCTTAAAAAACTTGAAACAAAATTGTAACTGCATCGATTTGTATTCagaaaaaaatttgaatattcGTTTCAAAATTGAGCAAAATGTGGATATTCACCAAATTGAAACTGCATCAATTACTCGAGCATCAAAAATTTCTTGA
- the LOC121791359 gene encoding uncharacterized protein LOC121791359 has product MGVVSLVWSLPANILHSAASSLTSPRIPHEGGRGGATAKKSARRRPLHTCGASCLSIARRAAAKAQDLDAPLGSMAKRTISTFNAFCPSFVHDTAIRCSGLVIAIDDQILSIEGKIEANFPQSTPLFNGIDGIVRRAEALPEQIDEAVRKFPIRFPLLDWAIMLLISWITFLLSILIRLGSKSAREKEIPVDLNCKSHDKSTEHTKSVQFEKPYSYADAARNHHAPPRNRCNSKRQTAARWIKALEEPLSAGDSPMYSSYQSANTSPVSDCSSQDENHPFNQTLGCSSYKEVLEKEKKEDEKQDEPSTYKEALEKVKKEDETQEELSTYKEALEREKKEDGTEEEEDEEEEEEEEHVHLKDIAEEIIQTD; this is encoded by the exons ATGGGGGTTGTCAGTCTCGTTTGGAGTCTTCCTGCAAACATTCTACACTCCGCGGCTTCCTCTCTAACGTCG CCACGGATTCCCCAcgaaggaggaagaggaggagccACCGCCAAAAAATCCGCACGCCGCCGCCCGCTGCACACGTGCGGAGCCTCGTGCCTCTCCATCGCGCGCAGAGCCGCCGCGAAGGCGCAGGATCTCGACGCGCCGCTCGGATCCATGGCGAAGAGGACGATCTCGACCTTCAACGCCTTCTGCCCGTCCTTCGTCCACGACACCGCGATTCGATGCTCCGGCCTGGTAATCGCCATCGACGACCAAATCCTCTCAATCGAGGGCAAAATCGAGGCGAATTTCCCCCAATCCACTCCGCTCTTCAACGGAATCGACGGCATCGTCCGCCGCGCGGAGGCTCTGCCGGAGCAAATCGACGAAGCGGTGAGGAAATTCCCGATCCGCTTCCCGCTCCTCGATTGGGCGATCATGCTCCTCATCTCATGGATCACTTTCCTCCTCTCGATCCTCATCCGCCTCGGATCTAAATCCGCGAGGGAGAAGGAGATCCCCGTCGACCTCAACTGCAAATCGCATGACAAATCTACGGAGCACACGAAATCGGTGCAGTTCGAGAAGCCGTACTCCTACGCCGACGCAGCGAGGAACCACCACGCGCCGCCGCGAAATCGGTGCAATTCGAAGAGGCAAACGGCGGCGAGGTG GATAAAGGCGCTGGAGGAGCCGCTGAGCGCAGGGGATTCGCCGATGTACTCATCCTACCAGTCGGCGAACACTTCTCCGGTCTCCGATTGCTCGTCGCAGGACGAGAATCACCCGTTCAACCAGACGCTGGGATGCAGCAGCTACAAGGAGGTGCTcgagaaggagaagaaggaaGACGAGAAGCAAGACGAGCCGAGCACGTATAAAGAAGCACTCGAGAAGGTGAAGAAGGAAGACGAGACGCAGGAGGAGCTGAGCACGTATAAGGAGGCGCTCGAAAGGGAGAAGAAGGAAGACGGGAcggaagaggaggaggacgaggaagaggaagaggaagaagaacaTGTACATTTGAAGGATATCGCAGAAGAAATCATCCAAACTGATTGA